One Mustelus asterias chromosome 10, sMusAst1.hap1.1, whole genome shotgun sequence DNA window includes the following coding sequences:
- the LOC144500075 gene encoding homeobox protein CDX-2-like, which yields MYVSYLLDKDMNMYSGSVRHSGINLGAQNFVSAPQYPDYAGYHVPGVNLDNHPQASGSWPSPYGPSREDWGAYAAPPNTVHAINSSPGTLSYNPTDYNSVQAPGSAAAIQPLNNNLLEQHSPNSQRRNPYQWMRKPGQQLSATDKTRTKDKYRVVYTDHQRLELEKEFHYSRYITIRRKAELAANLGLSERQVKIWFQNRRAKERKLTKKKLQQQQQSQQGPGQLSPVPPGSAASLSVPNGGVLAAGGGVLPGTVSQ from the exons ATGTACGTGAGCTATCTTTTGGATAAAGACATGAACATGTACTCAGGATCCGTCCGGCACTCTGGCATCAACCTGGGCGCTCAGAATTTCGTCAGCGCGCCACAGTACCCGGACTATGCTGGTTATCATGTACCAGGGGTGAATTTGGACAACCACCCGCAAGCTTCAGGATCCTGGCCCTCTCCTTATGGCCCTTCCCGGGAGGACTGGGGTGCTTACGCGGCACCTCCAAACACGGTGCACGCCATCAACTCTTCACCGGGGACACTGTCTTACAACCCTACAGATTATAACTCGGTCCAGGCCCCGGGCTCAGCTGCTGCCATACAACCTTTAAACAATAACCTTTTGGAACAGCATTCTCCCAACAGCCAAAGGCGCAACCCTTACCAGTGGATGAGGAAACCAGGGCAGCAGCTATCAGCTACGG ATAAAACCAGAACAAAGGACAAATATCGGGTGGTGTACACAGATCACCAGAGGCTTGAGTTGGAGAAAGAGTTTCATTACAGCCGCTATATCACTATCCGGCGCAAAGCGGAGCTGGCAGCTAATCTGGGGCTGTCTGAGAGACAG GTAAAGATCTGGTTCCAGAACAGAAGAGCAAAAGAGCGAAAACTGACGAAAAAGAAGTTGCAGCAACAGCAGCAGTCTCAGCAAGGGCCAGGCCAGCTCAGCCCAGTCCCTCCCGGGTCAGCCGCTTCTCTATCGGTTCCTAACGGCGGAGTGCTGGCTGCCGGCGGAGGGGTCCTACCTGGTACCGTCTCTCAATGA